CTCGCCCGGCACGCGGAGGTCGCGGTGCTCGCCGTCGACTACCGGCTCGCGCCCGAGCACGCGTTCCCCGCTGCCGTCGACGACGCGCTCGCCGCGTTCCGTTTCGCCGTCGACAACGCGGACGCGCTCGGGATCGATCCCGACCGCGTGGCCGTCGCCGGCGACAGCGCCGGCGGCAATCTCGCCACCGTCGTCGCCCAACTCACCCGCCACAGCGGACCTCGTCCCGCGTTCCAGATGCTGTTCTTCCCGTGGCTGGACTTGACCGCCAAGCGCCGGTCGTACGAACTGTTCAGCGACGGATACTTTCTCACCGAGGCCCAGATCGACTGGTACACAAAGCACTACACGCCGTCCGAGGGCGATCGCACCGATCCGTGGGCGTCACCCATCCTCACCGAGGATCTGAGCGGACTGCCTCCTACCTACATCGCGCTCGCGGGGTTCGATGTTCTCCGCGACGAGGGCGTCGAGTACGCCGAGCGCCTGCGCGCGGCCGACGTCCCGACGACACTGCGAGTCCACCACGGACTCATCCACGCCTTCGTCAACCTCACCGGCTACGGGCACGCCGGAACCGATGCGCTGTTCGAGGCCGCGGGGGCGCTTCGCGTCGGGCTGTCGTTCGCCCGCCGCGCCGTCGACTGACTCCCGTCAGGACACGCAGAACTCGTTGCCCTCCGGATCCGTCATGGTGATCCAGATGCTGGGCCCCTGCTGCCCGCGGTGGAGGATCGACGCTCCGGCCTCGACCAGTTCGGCGGCCACGTCCTCGCGTCGATCCCCCACCCGGACGTCGAAGTGCAGCCGGTTCTTGGCGGACTTGCCCTCCGGCACGAGCTGGAACAGCACCCGGGGGCGTTGCGGCTGCTCGGGGTCCCGGATGGCCGCTCCCTCCCGCCAGACGAGCACGCCCTCGAACACGGTCGTGTCCGATTCCTGTGCGTGCCCGGCCGCGACGAGGCCCCTGATGAACTCCTCGTCACTGGGTTCCACCTGCCAGCCCAGCGTGTTCGCCCACCACTTGGCCTGCTGGTGCGGGTCCTTCGAGTCGACGGTGATCTGAATTTCGTATCCCATGCGCCGACGCTACTGCCGGGCACCGACAGGCCCCGGGAAACGGCGCTGCTCCGCGGCCACAGCCGCGGAGCAGCGCGAAAGAGCCTGCGAGTCACTCGCCCTTGCGACGGGAGGCGACCGCGGCGGCGAGACGGTCGAGCGTTGCCGCGGTGGTGTTCCAGTCGATGCACGCGTCGGTGATGGACTGGCCGTAGGTGAGCTCGTCGGCGTGACCCAGCGTCAGGTCCTGACGACCGGCCTCGATGAAGCTCTCGAGCATGATGCCGACGACGTTCCTGTCACCGGCCGCGATCCGCTCGGCGATGTCGGCCGCGACGTCGACCTGCTTGTTGTGGTCCTTGCGGCTGTTGCCGTGGCTGGCGTCGACGACGAC
This genomic stretch from Prescottella soli harbors:
- a CDS encoding alpha/beta hydrolase; this encodes MGNKGLDAALEAVVRTAATVAGSLPASLKRVLAGRPIRSDGQVLDTEIQVMLKMLALLPDSDFEQLPLEQSRAQIDMESRLVSGRPLPMSSVEALSIPGPAGPIPARMFRPEGLPSSAPLVVYFHGGGFVLGSLDSHDSLCRFLARHAEVAVLAVDYRLAPEHAFPAAVDDALAAFRFAVDNADALGIDPDRVAVAGDSAGGNLATVVAQLTRHSGPRPAFQMLFFPWLDLTAKRRSYELFSDGYFLTEAQIDWYTKHYTPSEGDRTDPWASPILTEDLSGLPPTYIALAGFDVLRDEGVEYAERLRAADVPTTLRVHHGLIHAFVNLTGYGHAGTDALFEAAGALRVGLSFARRAVD
- a CDS encoding VOC family protein gives rise to the protein MGYEIQITVDSKDPHQQAKWWANTLGWQVEPSDEEFIRGLVAAGHAQESDTTVFEGVLVWREGAAIRDPEQPQRPRVLFQLVPEGKSAKNRLHFDVRVGDRREDVAAELVEAGASILHRGQQGPSIWITMTDPEGNEFCVS